A region from the Apteryx mantelli isolate bAptMan1 chromosome 40, bAptMan1.hap1, whole genome shotgun sequence genome encodes:
- the LOC136995216 gene encoding lysophosphatidic acid receptor 4-like isoform X3, which yields METPEPSGAGAPTSCGNCTSGADAAFASLYGLIFVLGLGLNGAALALLGRRGRAPSPTATYLRNLAACDLLLVASLPARVAHYAGKPRWPPVACELLGLLLLVNMYGSIFLLTCLSGDRWAAVCLPLHAGAARLRRRAARVCAAAWALSALGCVPAYVVPRQSAGEAAEERCFDGRPRYVTRPAVAGAMAAAFALPLAVMVGCSWGLLRAVGRSAAARMALVDGAKVRRMVVTHVAIFLGCFLPFHAVLLCYQLRGAPGPALDEAYRCTLLLACANAVLDPIAYYFAAESFPRPGAARSLPATPSPPGS from the coding sequence ATGGAGACGccggagccgagcggcgccggagCTCCGACGTCCTGCGGCAACTGCACGTCGGGGGCGGACGCGGCCTTCgccagcctctacgggctcatcTTcgtgctgggtttggggctgaACGGGGCGGCTTTGGCGCTgctggggcgccggggccgggcgccgtcGCCCACGGCCACCTACCTGCGCAACCTGGCCGCTTGCGACCTGCTGCTGGTGGCCTCGCTGCCGGCGCGGGTGGCCCACTACGCGGGGAAGCCGAGGTGGCCGCCGGTGGCCTGCGAGCTGCTGGGTTTGCTGCTGCTGGTCAACATGTACGGCAGCATCTTCCTGCTGACCTGCCTGAGCGGCGACCGCTGGGCGGCCGTGTGCCTGCCGCTGcacgccggggcggcgcggctgcggcggcgggcggcgcgggtgTGCGCGGCCGCCTGGGCGCTCAGCGCCCTGGGCTGCGTGCCGGCTTACGTGGTGCCGCGGCAAAGCGCCGGCGAGGCGGCCGAGGAGAGGTGCTTCGACGGCCGCCCCCGCTACGTGACGCGGCCGGCGGTGGCCGGGGCCATGGCGGCGGCTTTCGCCTTGCCGCTGGCCGTCATGGTGGGCTGCTCGTGGGGGCTGCTGCGGGCCGTggggcgcagcgcggccgcccgcaTGGCGCTGGTGGACGGCGCCAAGGTGCGGCGCATGGTGGTCACCCACGTGGCCATCTTCCTCGGCTGCTTCTTGCCCTTCCACGCCGTCCTGCTCTGCTACCAGCTgcgcggagccccggggccggcgctggACGAAGCCTATCGCTGCACCCTGCTCCTCGCCTGCGCCAACGCCGTCCTCGACCCCATCGCTTACTACTTCGCCGCCGAGTCTTTCccgcggcccggggccgcccggtcGCTCCCCGCGACTCCCAGCCCGCCGGGGAGCTGA
- the LOC136995216 gene encoding lysophosphatidic acid receptor 6-like isoform X1, protein MCRAGTSPSVAGSRGAAGRFGGSSRPRSAPRAPPGGAPVPPSSAQRPPGSSRGLGPKRTPGAAAPDPTRQHPARGGRMATATPMETPEPSGAGAPTSCGNCTSGADAAFASLYGLIFVLGLGLNGAALALLGRRGRAPSPTATYLRNLAACDLLLVASLPARVAHYAGKPRWPPVACELLGLLLLVNMYGSIFLLTCLSGDRWAAVCLPLHAGAARLRRRAARVCAAAWALSALGCVPAYVVPRQSAGEAAEERCFDGRPRYVTRPAVAGAMAAAFALPLAVMVGCSWGLLRAVGRSAAARMALVDGAKVRRMVVTHVAIFLGCFLPFHAVLLCYQLRGAPGPALDEAYRCTLLLACANAVLDPIAYYFAAESFPRPGAARSLPATPSPPGS, encoded by the exons ATGTGCCGCGCAGGCACTTCTCCTTCGGTGGCAGGaagccgcggagccgccgggcgctTCGGGGGCAGCagccggccccgctcggcccctCGCGCCCCccctgggggggccccag tgcctcccagttcagCCCAGCGCCCCCCAGGCTCGTCTCGGGGGCTCGGCCCCAAACGCACCCCGGGAGCAGCCGCTCCGGACCccaccaggcagcacccggcgcggggagggaggATG GCCACCGCGACCCCCATGGAGACGccggagccgagcggcgccggagCTCCGACGTCCTGCGGCAACTGCACGTCGGGGGCGGACGCGGCCTTCgccagcctctacgggctcatcTTcgtgctgggtttggggctgaACGGGGCGGCTTTGGCGCTgctggggcgccggggccgggcgccgtcGCCCACGGCCACCTACCTGCGCAACCTGGCCGCTTGCGACCTGCTGCTGGTGGCCTCGCTGCCGGCGCGGGTGGCCCACTACGCGGGGAAGCCGAGGTGGCCGCCGGTGGCCTGCGAGCTGCTGGGTTTGCTGCTGCTGGTCAACATGTACGGCAGCATCTTCCTGCTGACCTGCCTGAGCGGCGACCGCTGGGCGGCCGTGTGCCTGCCGCTGcacgccggggcggcgcggctgcggcggcgggcggcgcgggtgTGCGCGGCCGCCTGGGCGCTCAGCGCCCTGGGCTGCGTGCCGGCTTACGTGGTGCCGCGGCAAAGCGCCGGCGAGGCGGCCGAGGAGAGGTGCTTCGACGGCCGCCCCCGCTACGTGACGCGGCCGGCGGTGGCCGGGGCCATGGCGGCGGCTTTCGCCTTGCCGCTGGCCGTCATGGTGGGCTGCTCGTGGGGGCTGCTGCGGGCCGTggggcgcagcgcggccgcccgcaTGGCGCTGGTGGACGGCGCCAAGGTGCGGCGCATGGTGGTCACCCACGTGGCCATCTTCCTCGGCTGCTTCTTGCCCTTCCACGCCGTCCTGCTCTGCTACCAGCTgcgcggagccccggggccggcgctggACGAAGCCTATCGCTGCACCCTGCTCCTCGCCTGCGCCAACGCCGTCCTCGACCCCATCGCTTACTACTTCGCCGCCGAGTCTTTCccgcggcccggggccgcccggtcGCTCCCCGCGACTCCCAGCCCGCCGGGGAGCTGA
- the LOC136995216 gene encoding lysophosphatidic acid receptor 6-like isoform X2 — translation MCRAGTSPSVAGSRGAAGRFGGSSRPRSAPRAPPGGAPGSSRGLGPKRTPGAAAPDPTRQHPARGGRMATATPMETPEPSGAGAPTSCGNCTSGADAAFASLYGLIFVLGLGLNGAALALLGRRGRAPSPTATYLRNLAACDLLLVASLPARVAHYAGKPRWPPVACELLGLLLLVNMYGSIFLLTCLSGDRWAAVCLPLHAGAARLRRRAARVCAAAWALSALGCVPAYVVPRQSAGEAAEERCFDGRPRYVTRPAVAGAMAAAFALPLAVMVGCSWGLLRAVGRSAAARMALVDGAKVRRMVVTHVAIFLGCFLPFHAVLLCYQLRGAPGPALDEAYRCTLLLACANAVLDPIAYYFAAESFPRPGAARSLPATPSPPGS, via the exons ATGTGCCGCGCAGGCACTTCTCCTTCGGTGGCAGGaagccgcggagccgccgggcgctTCGGGGGCAGCagccggccccgctcggcccctCGCGCCCCccctgggggggccccag GCTCGTCTCGGGGGCTCGGCCCCAAACGCACCCCGGGAGCAGCCGCTCCGGACCccaccaggcagcacccggcgcggggagggaggATG GCCACCGCGACCCCCATGGAGACGccggagccgagcggcgccggagCTCCGACGTCCTGCGGCAACTGCACGTCGGGGGCGGACGCGGCCTTCgccagcctctacgggctcatcTTcgtgctgggtttggggctgaACGGGGCGGCTTTGGCGCTgctggggcgccggggccgggcgccgtcGCCCACGGCCACCTACCTGCGCAACCTGGCCGCTTGCGACCTGCTGCTGGTGGCCTCGCTGCCGGCGCGGGTGGCCCACTACGCGGGGAAGCCGAGGTGGCCGCCGGTGGCCTGCGAGCTGCTGGGTTTGCTGCTGCTGGTCAACATGTACGGCAGCATCTTCCTGCTGACCTGCCTGAGCGGCGACCGCTGGGCGGCCGTGTGCCTGCCGCTGcacgccggggcggcgcggctgcggcggcgggcggcgcgggtgTGCGCGGCCGCCTGGGCGCTCAGCGCCCTGGGCTGCGTGCCGGCTTACGTGGTGCCGCGGCAAAGCGCCGGCGAGGCGGCCGAGGAGAGGTGCTTCGACGGCCGCCCCCGCTACGTGACGCGGCCGGCGGTGGCCGGGGCCATGGCGGCGGCTTTCGCCTTGCCGCTGGCCGTCATGGTGGGCTGCTCGTGGGGGCTGCTGCGGGCCGTggggcgcagcgcggccgcccgcaTGGCGCTGGTGGACGGCGCCAAGGTGCGGCGCATGGTGGTCACCCACGTGGCCATCTTCCTCGGCTGCTTCTTGCCCTTCCACGCCGTCCTGCTCTGCTACCAGCTgcgcggagccccggggccggcgctggACGAAGCCTATCGCTGCACCCTGCTCCTCGCCTGCGCCAACGCCGTCCTCGACCCCATCGCTTACTACTTCGCCGCCGAGTCTTTCccgcggcccggggccgcccggtcGCTCCCCGCGACTCCCAGCCCGCCGGGGAGCTGA